Sequence from the Parvicella tangerina genome:
CCACTTCCTATTTGAGTGGTAAAACTGTTGGTTGGTTGATGAAAAATAGTTTGACCATGAGAAGCAATGGCGTCAATCCTATTGGGTTTTAAGTCATGCTTTTTTAGGAAGTTATTAACCGCTTCTCCAAAGTGCTTTCCTAGATCTGCATCTAACTGCATCAACCCCTGTCCGCTTAGCTGATCTGCTAACTGAAGTCGCGAAACCCATTGGTCGCTATATTTTTGGGTTTCAGCGAATAATATGCCAAACGACCATTTGTCATCTTTTTCAAATTCACATAAAGCAATGTCAAGTCCATCAAGGGATGTGCCAGACATGAGTCCAATGATTCGATATCTTTTGCGAGGTAATGTCAATAATTTAGGCTTGTAAAGTTGAAGATAAACAGTAAATTTGAAATCCTTATATAACGATCACATAATTTTAATATAAACGAGATGGATTTTAAACTAACAGAAGAACAGATTGCAGTTAGAGATGCAGCTAGAGATTTTGCACAAAACGTGTGTAAACCTGGAGTTATCGAGAGAGATACGAATCAAACGGTTCCTTTAGAGCAGATTAAACAACTTGGGGAACTTGGTTTTATGGGTATGATGGTTAGTCCTGAGTATGGAGGTAGTGGGATGGATACCATTTCTTATGCTTTGGCTATGGAAGAGATATCCAAGGTGGATTCGTCTGTTTCTGTTTGTATGTCTGTAAATAACTCTTTAGTATGTTACGGACTTGAAAAGTTTGGAACTGAGGAGCAAAAGCAAAAATACCTTGTTCCACTTGCAAAAGGAGAAAAGATTGGGGCTTTTTGTTTGTCTGAACCTGAAGCTGGTTCGGATGCCACCTCTCAGAGAACAACGGCAGTAGATATGGGTGATTACTACTTGTTGAACGGTACTAAGAACTGGATCACTAATGGAAGTACGGCTTCTACTTATTTAGTAGTTGCTCAAACCGATCCAGAGAAAGGACATAGAGGAATCAATGTATTGATTGTGGAGAAAGGAATGGAAGGCTTTGAAATCGGAGCGAAAGAGGATAAGCTTGGGATTCGAGGTTCAGACACACACACGTTGTTATTCAACGATGTGAAAGTGCCAAAGGAAAATAGAATAGGAGAAGATGGCTTCGGATTTAAGTTTGCCATGAAAACCCTATCGGGTGGTCGAATTGGTATTGCCGCTCAAGCGCTTGGAATTGCTGCTGGAGCTTATGAATTAGCACTTGCTTATTCTAAAGAAAGAGAAACTTTTGGAAAACCGATCAATCAGCATCAGGCTATTCAATTTAAGTTGGCTGAAATGGCTACAGAGATAGATGCAGCGAGGTTGATGGTGCATAGAGCGGCTTGGTTGAAAGATCAGGGAGAGAATTATGATGTAGAAGGAGCTATGGCGAAATTAAACGCTTCTGATGTCGCAATGAAAACCACAGTAGAAGCAGTTCAAATACATGGTGGGTATGGATTTGTAAAAGAATACCATGTTGAACGTCTAATGAGAGATGCCAAGATCACTCAGATCTATGAAGGAACTTCAGAGATACAAAAAATTGTAATTGGTAGAGCGGTTACCAAGTAATTGCTCAGGTTATAAAGTTAAAGATCCCTTGTTCTTATTGAGCAAGGGATTTTTATTATCGAATAAAATGTCCGTCCAAAAAACGCTCAATCACATGTCGATCTGATTTGCGCATGTGTTTCAAGGCTTCTCGAGCTGACACCCACTCCAGTCCGATGAATTTATGTGGTTCCATATTCTCATACCTAGAGACTTCGCTAGTTAGGTAATAATATACATACATGTATTTATCGTCATTAAGTTCAAGTGTAGAGGTGAGGTACTTCATGTCTTTGAGTTCGCAATTAACATTGCCTTCTTCAACAGCTTCTCGTAAACAAGCTTGTTTCGGTGACTCACGTTTTTCTAGCGTACCACCCAGCAGCACATAGCGAAGCTTCTTGGACTTCTTTCTAAGAAGAAGAAGTTCGTCATTTTTGTAGACTACTAATTTTGCTTTACTCTTCACTTTAACAAATTACTAGGCGAATATATTTTAAATTGAGAAAGTAACATGACTCTGATAGGATTAATACGTTAACAATTATTCATAGCTCGAATATTCTTGTACTTTGCTGTCAATCCGTTAAATTTGCAACCTCTAAAACAAATAGAACAATGGCTGAATCAACCACTCAAAAGAAAGTAATAGCAACGATCATTGAAGACCTGGGTTCGAACGATGATAAAAAAATTCTTGCGGCACTCAAGCGAGTAAAAAGCAAAGGTGACGCTTCAGTGATCAAGCCAATGGTAAAAACGTTTGCTGCTTCAACAAGTGAAGACGTACGCGGTGAGATAAGAGCATTATTAGCACAGATCAAAGTAAAAAAAGCATTAGTAGAGATCATTGAAAGCCTAGCCGATGGTGATGATGATGTCAATGAAATGTTATTGTTTGCGATATGGAATGCTAATCTTAATGCTTCTAACTATCTAGCTGAAGTTGCAGAGGCTTCTGTGAAAGGAAATTACATGGTCGCACTTGAAGGCTTGACAGTGATTGAAAATCAAGATGGGCCTTTCTCTGAAGAGGTTCTTAATGATGCTAAACTGGTGCTTAATGAGTATTTTAATCAAGAGGATGAGAAAGCTGATCTAATCAAGTCCATGTATGAAGTGATTAATCAATTTGAAGACAGTTTTGAGTAATGATTCGCAGAATCAAGCTTGAGGATAATGCAGCTTGTGCCTCAATGATTAGAGGCGTTTTTGAAGAATTGGAAGCTGCAACAGCTGGGACCGTATATGAAGACCCTACAACTGATTCATTGTTTGAATTATTTGATCGAGATGATGCTGTTTTCTATGTTCTAGAGCTTGATGGAGTTATTCACGGAAGTTGTGGAGTTTTCCCAACAAAAGGATTGCCAGAGGGAGTTGCAGAACTCGTTAAATATTATGTTTCAGGAACTGTACGGGGTAAGGGGTACGGTAAGCAACTTATGGAGATTTGCGAGGAGAAGGCTAAAGAAATGGGATATCGGCAGTTGTATATTGAGTCTACCGAAGACTTTAAGGACGCTGTGCGTATCTATGAAAAAATAGGCTATCGACAGCTGGGTCGAGCATTAGGTGATTCTGGTCATGATGGTTGTCCTATTTGGATGTTGAAAACGCTGTAACAGTTTCTAATTAAAGTCTGACCGGTTTTCCACTAAAAGCTCTAGGAAATCATTCATCTCGCTATTATCAATGCTGAATGCACCTTGCTTGAACGTGGTGAGGTAATACTTATCTCCATCGACTTCGATTTCTACCCACTTCATTTTTCTCTTTATAGGAGCGACTTTCAAGTTGGCCTCTTGAATATCTACTTCAATTCCGGGTTTATCACTTTGCTCAGGCTGATAATTAAGTTTTGTTCCATTTAGTGTTAACACACCATTAGAATCAAAAAACTTCACTCCTTTCTTATTGAATGTCTCTTCGGAAGCACAATGAAAGAACGCAGCGAAATCGGGTTCGTCCAGTACGTTCTCACCTTTTACCTTTGCCAATGCCTTTTTTTCTCTATTCTTTTTGATGATCATTAGCACGATAGCAACGATCACACCTATAATGGCTCCTTCAATCATGGTTGATTATTTTCTTTTATTCTAAACTACAAAATCAGAATGACTTTAAAAGATACTTGATGTATAATTATTTGTGCTTAATAATCCTTCCATCCTCCATAAGGATAGTGCGATCTGTCTTTTTTGCAAAATCTTGGTCGTGGGTTACGATCAATAATGAAAGGTCTTGTTTTTCATTCAGCTCTTTGAAAATCTCAAATACATTATCAGAGTTTTTACTATCGAGATTTCCGGTAGGCTCATCTCCCATGATAATTTTAGGGTCATTGATAAGCGCTCTTGCAATGGAAACTCGTTGTTTTTGTCCGCCAGATAACATGTTTGCTTTTTTATGGGCTTGATTTTCGATGCCGAGCAGGGCTAACTTCTCCATTCCATCGGCTTCTATTTGTTTCCTAGACTTGAACCCTAATTTCTCTGCTGGGAGCATTACATTTTCTAAAACGGTGAATTCAGGCAACAGGTAATGAAACTGAAATACAAAACCAATCATTTCATTGCGTATTCGCGCCAACTCTTCATGGGTTTTGTCGCTAATCAATTCATCATTCAAGAAAAGCTCTCCTTCATAATCAGTATCCATGGTGGATAGAATGTAAAGCAAAGTGGATTTTCCACAGCCCGATTTACCCATCACAGAAACAAATTCACCTTTGTCTACCCACAGGCTAATGTCTTTCAATACATGAAAATTAACCGGTTTCCTAAAGTGTTTATTGATGTTTTTCGTTTCTAAGATCATTTTCCTCGTATGATTTCTACTGGGTCAATATTTTTGGCTTTTCTTGAAGGTAAATATCCTGCAAAAAAGGTCGAAATAATAGCAAATACAATTCCTGCAACATAAAATGCGGGATTAAAGTTGACAGGATATGTTTTGATATTTGGAATCGCATCTGTTTCGAACGGAACGGTGCTGATGAGATAGGAGACGCCAAAACCGAGTAATAGTCCTAAAATCCCTCCGATTAAACCTATGAGCATAGCCTGAAAGATAAAAATACGCTGAACATCTCCGCCAGAGAAACCTGTAGCCTTCAAAATGGCTATATCATCCATTTTCTCATAAATAAACATGTTTAGGATGTTGTAAATGCCAAAACCAGCAACAATGAGTAAAGTAATCGACACAGCATAAGAAATTAGATTTCGGATGCTTGTACCTGTGTCAAATTGCGCATTTGCAGTTTGAATATCGGTTGCGGTAATGTCAAATTGTTGAGCAAGGTATTGAGCCATTGCTGGGGCATTATCTTTATCGGTTAACTTGATGTTAAGATCTGTAATGAAATCTTGGGTGACTCCAGCAATTTTCTGTGCTGTAGCGAGATTAGCATAGCTTTGAGAGTTGTCAATCTCTGCCATTCCACTTTCGTAAAGCCCAATAATCTTTAAGGAAACCTGCTTCCCTCCTCCTGGACTGACCGTAATGTTGTCCCCGAGCTCTAGGGAAAGCTTCTTAGCAATTCCTTTTCCTAGAATAATCGTATTTGTTCCTGATTTTAATGCATGATAATCACCAGCCGTGATGTAGTCGTCTAAATTGTAAAACTCCACCTCTTTATCGATGTCTATTCCTCTTACCATACCATTTAATTGGGTGCTACCCCCTAAGTAAAAGACTTTTGCAGCAAACTGAGGAGTAACAGCTACGACCTGATCATCGTTCTCCAGCATATCCATCATAGGAAGTGCATTTTTAATCTTGATGGGAGCTGAACTTGGCTTGATGCTTGACACAAAGTTTACCTTTTCTTCAAAGTCATCATGAATAGAGATCGGTTGATAGTCGCTTGGGGATGCTTCGTTATACAAGTGAACATGTGGGGTTCTGTTAAGGATCAGGTCGTCCAAGATTTGATTCAAACCTGTCATGAAGCTCATGAGAATAATGTAAGTCCCAATTCCAAATGTTACACCTAGAGCAGCAACAATGGTTTGCTTTAACCGAGAAGACAAATGGACCCTGGAAATGCGTAATATGAAAAACAGATCAATCTTCATCTAGTGGATAGATTTTTGTGTCCTGATCAATTCCTTCAAGAATCTGTACAAACTCAAGATCTTTAAGTCCTGTCTTCACGGTTACCATGCCATCTTTGGTTCTTACTTCATTTTTTGCGTTAAGGTATTTTCTAGGAATGACCATCGCTTCTTCTATCTCATTAATGATGATATTGCTTTCCCCTGACATGCCATAGAGTAGGGTGGATGGTTTTTCCAGGAAGATCCCCTCAACAGTAAAGGTTTGATTAACCTGATCTTTTTGTGGATAGATTTTGCTAACCTCACAACGAAAAGTTTCTTCTGGATACGATTCTAATGACACAATTACTTGTTGACCAATTTTAACTTGGGTAATGTCTTCTTCGTCTACTAACATTTTCAGCACAAATTGATCTCGACTACCAATGATTGCAAATGGCATTTGAGAAGAGATGAATTCACCGGTTTCCTTCTCAACACTGTAGACCATTCCATCAATGAAAGAGTAAATATAGCTGTCGTCAAGATTAATATTCGCTACCTTAAGATTGGCCTCCGATAGCTTTAAGCTGCTTTGCAGTTCATCCTTCATCTGCTCGTATTTCTGATAAGCATTGTCTAGTTGCTTTTGACTCAGGTCGTATTTGAGCTTTAAATTGTCTACAGAGGATTCACTCACTACTTCTTCTTGAAGTAATTTCTTGTTTTTAAAATAGTTAGAAGAGTCAAACTTAACTTGAGATTTAAGGATATCTATTTCGCTTTTAAGACTTTTTAGCGTATTTCCGGAACCGTAAAGTTTGCTCTCGGCTAATTGGTATTGAAGTTTGGCTTTCTCTTGGTTGACTTCCATTCCATTGTTGATGATTGACCCGATCTTCTGACCTGCAAAAACAGAATCGCCTTCATTTACAAATACTTCCGAGATAATACCTGTTAGTTGTGGGTATGCTGTATATAAATTGGCTGGTTCTACGATTACTGATGCGTAGATAGAATGGGTCAAAGGTTTTATTTCTGGCTTTATTCCCTCTCGTTTTTCACCACAGGCAGACAGAAGAACTCCAATGCAAAGGATGATAGAAATTGAAATGTGTTTTTTCATGTTACAAAATAAGTGTTCCTAACAAAATAACAAACTGACATTTATCAGCAATATAAATGAGTTCTGCCTATTCAACAAGTAGAACTCCTTCAGGTTTATGATTTAAGGCTGTTTCGATAAGCTCAGCAAAATCAATATATCTGGATCCTTGTTTTCTAAAAGTAAAATTATCCGACAGATTTCAATTCATACAAGAAAAATATTATCTTCGGAGTGGAAAATTAAAATCGAGTACTATGACATTTTATGAGGAATTGAGAGCTTTCTTTAAGAAGTATGATCCTGCTAGAATACGTTTAGCGAAAAAGATTGCAGCGAAATACAGAAAACCTAGAGGACAAAAAGCGGTTATGCGAAGATTGAAAGAGGTTTATGCAGCGGGCGGTCCAGATAAATTTGATTTTTCCGCAGGTAAGAAGCCAGCAGTAGAGGCTGCTCCAGTGGCCGAAGCTCCTGTTGTGGAAGAAGCAACATCAGAAAACACAGAGAATTCTTCAGACGAAAGAACTGAAGTTTCAGAATAAAAATAGTTCAAACATCTTATAGCCATCTGTCCAAAGATTTATGGACAGATGGTTTTTTTATGCGGTTACTATGAAGAAAACACAGCTGCTTTTAATTACGATTCTACTTTTTTCTATTGTTGGTTGTTTATCAAATGAAGAAACTTCGCCATCAGAACAAGAAACAACCAAAGACAAGAGCATAAATACGAAGGATACAAGTTATGCTCAATATATTCAGCAACATAATATAGCTGGGATTAAGGCAACTGGGTATGGCTATAAGTTTGGAGAGCCTTCGGAAGGAAATATACTCTATGCAACAAAATACAATAAGTCTGGACAATTATTGGATTCATTGATCTATCAACAAAATGGAGTGATTGCCTCTCTTCACAACACCTATAATGACCAGAATAAATTATTAGTTTCAGAAATTCAAGATAGTGCAGGGTACGTTAAACAGA
This genomic interval carries:
- a CDS encoding acyl-CoA dehydrogenase, with the protein product MDFKLTEEQIAVRDAARDFAQNVCKPGVIERDTNQTVPLEQIKQLGELGFMGMMVSPEYGGSGMDTISYALAMEEISKVDSSVSVCMSVNNSLVCYGLEKFGTEEQKQKYLVPLAKGEKIGAFCLSEPEAGSDATSQRTTAVDMGDYYLLNGTKNWITNGSTASTYLVVAQTDPEKGHRGINVLIVEKGMEGFEIGAKEDKLGIRGSDTHTLLFNDVKVPKENRIGEDGFGFKFAMKTLSGGRIGIAAQALGIAAGAYELALAYSKERETFGKPINQHQAIQFKLAEMATEIDAARLMVHRAAWLKDQGENYDVEGAMAKLNASDVAMKTTVEAVQIHGGYGFVKEYHVERLMRDAKITQIYEGTSEIQKIVIGRAVTK
- a CDS encoding NUDIX hydrolase; its protein translation is MKSKAKLVVYKNDELLLLRKKSKKLRYVLLGGTLEKRESPKQACLREAVEEGNVNCELKDMKYLTSTLELNDDKYMYVYYYLTSEVSRYENMEPHKFIGLEWVSAREALKHMRKSDRHVIERFLDGHFIR
- a CDS encoding GNAT family N-acetyltransferase produces the protein MIRRIKLEDNAACASMIRGVFEELEAATAGTVYEDPTTDSLFELFDRDDAVFYVLELDGVIHGSCGVFPTKGLPEGVAELVKYYVSGTVRGKGYGKQLMEICEEKAKEMGYRQLYIESTEDFKDAVRIYEKIGYRQLGRALGDSGHDGCPIWMLKTL
- a CDS encoding ABC transporter ATP-binding protein, yielding MILETKNINKHFRKPVNFHVLKDISLWVDKGEFVSVMGKSGCGKSTLLYILSTMDTDYEGELFLNDELISDKTHEELARIRNEMIGFVFQFHYLLPEFTVLENVMLPAEKLGFKSRKQIEADGMEKLALLGIENQAHKKANMLSGGQKQRVSIARALINDPKIIMGDEPTGNLDSKNSDNVFEIFKELNEKQDLSLLIVTHDQDFAKKTDRTILMEDGRIIKHK
- a CDS encoding ABC transporter permease gives rise to the protein MKIDLFFILRISRVHLSSRLKQTIVAALGVTFGIGTYIILMSFMTGLNQILDDLILNRTPHVHLYNEASPSDYQPISIHDDFEEKVNFVSSIKPSSAPIKIKNALPMMDMLENDDQVVAVTPQFAAKVFYLGGSTQLNGMVRGIDIDKEVEFYNLDDYITAGDYHALKSGTNTIILGKGIAKKLSLELGDNITVSPGGGKQVSLKIIGLYESGMAEIDNSQSYANLATAQKIAGVTQDFITDLNIKLTDKDNAPAMAQYLAQQFDITATDIQTANAQFDTGTSIRNLISYAVSITLLIVAGFGIYNILNMFIYEKMDDIAILKATGFSGGDVQRIFIFQAMLIGLIGGILGLLLGFGVSYLISTVPFETDAIPNIKTYPVNFNPAFYVAGIVFAIISTFFAGYLPSRKAKNIDPVEIIRGK
- a CDS encoding efflux RND transporter periplasmic adaptor subunit, yielding MKKHISISIILCIGVLLSACGEKREGIKPEIKPLTHSIYASVIVEPANLYTAYPQLTGIISEVFVNEGDSVFAGQKIGSIINNGMEVNQEKAKLQYQLAESKLYGSGNTLKSLKSEIDILKSQVKFDSSNYFKNKKLLQEEVVSESSVDNLKLKYDLSQKQLDNAYQKYEQMKDELQSSLKLSEANLKVANINLDDSYIYSFIDGMVYSVEKETGEFISSQMPFAIIGSRDQFVLKMLVDEEDITQVKIGQQVIVSLESYPEETFRCEVSKIYPQKDQVNQTFTVEGIFLEKPSTLLYGMSGESNIIINEIEEAMVIPRKYLNAKNEVRTKDGMVTVKTGLKDLEFVQILEGIDQDTKIYPLDED